Proteins encoded in a region of the Candidatus Methylomirabilota bacterium genome:
- a CDS encoding alkaline phosphatase family protein — MLRWALVAAAAVLAACATSPPERQASGDPRERIDHIVVIFQENRSFDNVFGLFPGADGLSNSRSAPPQVDRDGRVYRSLPQPIDTSKRPPAPDLRFPPDLPNAPFLIDWFVPPGEKTGDLVHRFYQQQHQINGGRMDKFVAWSDAAGLVMGHYDGSKLATWALAKEFTLLDRFHHAAFGGSFLNHFWLVCACTPVWREAPVEVRAQLDANGMLIKDGQVTPDGFVVNTAFSTYQPHPANVAPDRRVPPQTLPTIGDRLSDARVSWAWYSGGWNDALAGNPDRLFQFHHQPFAYFRQFGDGTAARAEHLRDEKDFLADVAAGRLPAVAFVKPIGADDEHPGYADIARGQQHATDLVRRIQRSPAWKGTVIIMTHDENGGFWDHVPPPVVDRWGPGARVPSIVVSPFSRRGAVDHTTYDTTAILKFIEWRHQLAPLGARDAAAANLVNALDFKEPK; from the coding sequence ATGCTTCGGTGGGCTCTCGTGGCCGCGGCGGCCGTCCTCGCCGCCTGCGCCACTTCCCCGCCCGAGCGTCAGGCCTCCGGCGACCCGCGGGAGCGCATCGACCACATCGTGGTCATCTTTCAGGAGAACCGCTCCTTCGACAATGTCTTCGGACTCTTCCCCGGCGCCGACGGGCTCAGCAACTCGCGCTCGGCGCCCCCGCAGGTGGACAGGGACGGTCGCGTCTACCGCAGCCTGCCGCAGCCCATCGACACCTCCAAGCGCCCGCCCGCGCCGGATCTGCGCTTCCCGCCCGATTTGCCCAACGCCCCATTTCTGATCGACTGGTTCGTGCCGCCAGGTGAGAAGACGGGCGACCTGGTCCACCGCTTTTACCAGCAGCAGCACCAGATCAATGGCGGGCGGATGGACAAGTTCGTGGCCTGGAGCGACGCGGCGGGACTGGTCATGGGCCACTACGACGGCTCGAAGCTTGCCACCTGGGCGCTGGCCAAGGAGTTCACGCTGCTCGACCGCTTCCACCACGCGGCCTTTGGCGGCTCCTTCCTCAACCATTTCTGGCTCGTGTGCGCCTGCACGCCGGTGTGGCGGGAGGCGCCCGTGGAGGTCCGGGCGCAGCTCGACGCCAACGGCATGCTGATCAAGGACGGTCAGGTCACGCCCGACGGGTTCGTGGTCAACACGGCCTTCAGCACGTATCAGCCGCACCCTGCCAATGTCGCGCCCGACCGCCGCGTGCCGCCGCAGACCCTGCCCACCATCGGGGACCGGCTGAGCGACGCGCGCGTGAGCTGGGCCTGGTACTCGGGCGGCTGGAATGACGCCCTGGCCGGGAACCCGGACCGGCTCTTCCAGTTCCACCATCAGCCCTTCGCGTACTTTCGCCAGTTCGGCGACGGCACGGCGGCACGGGCGGAGCATCTCAGGGACGAAAAGGATTTCCTCGCCGACGTGGCCGCGGGCCGGCTGCCCGCGGTGGCCTTCGTCAAGCCCATCGGGGCCGACGATGAGCATCCGGGCTATGCCGATATCGCGCGGGGCCAGCAGCACGCCACCGACCTCGTGCGGCGCATCCAGCGGAGTCCGGCCTGGAAGGGCACCGTCATCATCATGACCCACGATGAGAACGGCGGCTTCTGGGACCATGTGCCGCCGCCCGTGGTGGACCGCTGGGGGCCCGGCGCGCGCGTGCCGAGCATCGTCGTGTCGCCCTTCTCCCGGCGCGGCGCCGTGGACCACACCACGTACGACACCACCGCCATCCTGAAATTCATCGAGTGGCGCCACCAGCTGGCCCCGCTCGGCGCGCGCGATGCCGCCGCCGCCAATCTCGTGAACGCCCTCGACTTCAAGGAGCCCAAATGA